In a genomic window of Paroedura picta isolate Pp20150507F chromosome 14, Ppicta_v3.0, whole genome shotgun sequence:
- the CDKN1B gene encoding cyclin-dependent kinase inhibitor 1B, whose product MSHVRLSNGSPTLERMEARQADYPKPSACRSLFGPVDHDELARELQRHRRDLADASRRKWNFDFQRHQPLDGRYEWRAVAQDALPDFYTRPPRLRRTPAQPDGSRRSLGRAAEEPPRNAVVAAAVVAPAELGAGPRKRPAADPDDSSHPNKRANATEVIPEDSPSASSVEQTPKKSSPRRHQT is encoded by the exons ATGTCCCACGTCCGCCTCTCCAATGGCAGCCCGACGCTGGAGCGGATGGAAGCCCGGCAGGCCGACTACCCCAAGCCGTCGGCGTGCCGCAGCCTCTTCGGCCCGGTGGACCACGACGAGCTAGCCCGCGAGCTGCAGCGGCACCGCCGCGACCTGGCCGACGCCAGCCGGAGGAAGTGGAACTTCGACTTCCAGCGCCACCAGCCCCTGGACGGCAGGTACGAGTGGCGGGCCGTGGCCCAAGACGCTCTGCCCGACTTCTACACCCGGCCCCCCCGGCTCCGCCGAACCCCGGCCCAGCCCGACGGCAGCCGCCGCTCGCTCGGACGCGCCGCCGAAGAGCCGCCCAGGAACGCCGTCGTCGCCGCCGCCGTCGTAGCGCCCGCCGAGCTGGGCGCCGGACCCAGGAAGCGACCCGCCGCCGACCCCGACG aTTCCTCTCATCCAAACAAAAGAGCCAATGCAACCGAGGTAATTCCAGAAGATTCTCCCAGTGCCAGCTCAGTGGAACAAACACCCAAGAAATCCAGCCCGAGACGGCATCAGACGTAG